Proteins from a single region of Crassaminicella profunda:
- a CDS encoding helix-hairpin-helix domain-containing protein: MFKLTKREIAILGIFILTIIVFVADKLYINESKEIVVEHDNKKIEEMEKIQEKKDLEEEKFVIVDICGEVKRSGIVKLKEGARLIDGVKIAGGLLETADRKQINMAKVLIDGEQIVIPKIGENPINNSNVASNNMITHSNRVNINTGSKSELESLNGIGKVLAERIIQYRETNGGFTSIQDIMKVSGLGDKKYEMIKEQIRVN, translated from the coding sequence ATGTTTAAACTTACGAAACGCGAAATTGCTATTTTGGGAATATTTATTTTAACGATTATAGTATTTGTAGCAGATAAATTATATATCAATGAATCAAAGGAAATTGTTGTAGAACATGACAATAAGAAAATAGAAGAAATGGAAAAAATTCAAGAAAAAAAAGATCTAGAAGAAGAAAAATTTGTGATCGTTGATATATGCGGAGAAGTAAAACGGTCTGGCATTGTAAAACTTAAAGAAGGAGCTAGGTTAATAGATGGAGTAAAGATAGCAGGTGGACTTTTAGAAACAGCAGATAGAAAACAAATAAATATGGCAAAAGTATTAATAGATGGAGAGCAAATAGTTATTCCAAAGATTGGAGAAAATCCCATAAACAATAGTAATGTAGCATCTAATAACATGATTACTCATTCCAATAGGGTTAACATAAATACTGGATCAAAAAGTGAATTAGAATCATTAAATGGTATTGGAAAAGTCCTTGCAGAAAGAATCATTCAGTACAGAGAAACAAATGGAGGATTCACTTCTATTCAAGATATAATGAAAGTATCAGGATTAGGAGACAAAAAATATGAAATGATTAAGGAGCAAATAAGGGTAAATTGA
- a CDS encoding helix-turn-helix transcriptional regulator, with amino-acid sequence MEKSIHPILKAIVPLVEGIAKTFGKNCEMVLHDFCNGKSSIIAIENGHVTGRSIGSPMTEAGLKAVQKGNVRNNVINYTGETTDGRVLKSSTMPVKDQDGNVIGLLCINFDMSSLIVAQNAINEIMQVKDENEVQNNHYSTNNVNDVLTNIVTNTISQLGKPVAYMNKEEKVNIVKRLDEQGAFLIKGAIDYVAKVLCVSRYTIYNYLDEIRVYDK; translated from the coding sequence ATGGAAAAATCCATACATCCAATATTAAAGGCCATAGTACCTCTTGTTGAAGGAATCGCAAAAACATTTGGGAAAAATTGTGAGATGGTGTTACATGATTTCTGTAATGGAAAAAGTTCTATTATTGCCATAGAAAATGGTCACGTGACAGGAAGAAGTATAGGTAGCCCTATGACAGAAGCAGGATTGAAAGCTGTACAAAAAGGTAATGTTAGAAATAATGTGATTAATTACACTGGGGAAACTACAGATGGAAGGGTCTTAAAATCTAGCACAATGCCTGTAAAAGACCAAGATGGAAATGTTATTGGATTATTATGTATTAATTTTGATATGAGTTCATTAATTGTTGCACAAAATGCTATTAATGAAATTATGCAAGTCAAAGATGAGAATGAAGTACAAAATAATCATTATTCAACTAATAATGTAAATGATGTTTTAACAAATATTGTAACAAATACAATTAGTCAATTAGGAAAACCTGTAGCTTATATGAATAAAGAAGAAAAAGTGAATATTGTTAAAAGATTAGATGAGCAAGGGGCTTTCTTAATAAAGGGTGCAATAGATTATGTTGCAAAAGTCTTGTGTGTATCAAGATATACTATTTACAATTACCTTGACGAAATTAGAGTGTATGATAAATAA
- a CDS encoding calcium/sodium antiporter, with translation MENVLVFFMFFVGLLIIIKGGDLFVDAAVWIAIATGIPKILVGATLVSLATTLPELFVSTIAIIKGHPEMAIGNAIGSTICNIGLVLGICACISPIRVRRKFFSIKGFMMMLSLICFYVFAYDQTVMKVEGFVLILFLIIYIIINVVEFNQAGSSNGFRSSYKTKRLHIFVNILKFVIGACGIVIGARLLVDNGVQIAEILHIPEQIVSLTLIALGTSLPELVTAVTATIKGHEGISVGNIIGANILNITMVLGVSSIIPKNGLTISTRNIELFHKILTDVPQTLVLDMPMSFLLMSLLVLCGTFRRKIDRKHGFLIFVLYAAYIGVLAAISF, from the coding sequence ATGGAAAATGTACTAGTTTTTTTCATGTTTTTTGTAGGATTGCTTATAATAATTAAAGGAGGAGATTTATTTGTAGATGCTGCTGTTTGGATTGCTATAGCTACAGGAATTCCTAAGATTCTAGTAGGTGCAACCCTTGTAAGCTTAGCAACTACGCTACCCGAGCTTTTTGTATCAACTATTGCAATTATAAAGGGACATCCTGAAATGGCTATAGGAAATGCTATAGGCTCCACTATATGCAATATAGGTCTTGTATTAGGAATTTGTGCTTGCATTTCACCTATTCGTGTGAGAAGAAAATTTTTTAGCATTAAAGGTTTTATGATGATGTTGTCATTAATATGCTTTTATGTTTTTGCTTATGATCAAACAGTGATGAAAGTCGAAGGATTTGTATTGATATTATTCTTGATAATCTATATAATTATAAATGTTGTTGAATTTAATCAAGCTGGATCGTCAAATGGTTTTAGAAGTTCGTATAAGACGAAAAGACTGCATATATTTGTGAATATTTTAAAATTTGTTATAGGTGCCTGTGGTATTGTTATAGGAGCAAGATTGTTAGTGGATAATGGTGTGCAAATTGCAGAAATTCTTCATATACCAGAGCAAATTGTAAGTTTGACGTTAATTGCACTGGGTACTTCACTACCTGAATTAGTTACTGCGGTGACTGCTACAATAAAAGGACATGAAGGAATCTCTGTAGGGAATATTATTGGGGCAAATATATTAAATATAACAATGGTTTTAGGGGTATCCTCTATAATTCCAAAGAATGGATTAACGATCTCTACTAGAAATATTGAACTATTCCATAAAATATTAACAGACGTACCACAAACTTTAGTTTTAGATATGCCTATGTCTTTCCTTTTGATGAGTTTATTAGTTTTGTGTGGTACTTTTCGAAGGAAAATCGATAGGAAACATGGTTTTTTAATTTTTGTACTGTATGCAGCGTATATTGGCGTATTAGCAGCAATTTCTTTTTAA
- the rsfS gene encoding ribosome silencing factor, whose amino-acid sequence MVETSRKIAFDIVKSIDDKKGQDIEILDIKEISSFADYFVIAHGTSTRQVKAIADEVEDQMKERGIILDHKEGYANGRWILLDFINVVVHLFIEEERNFYHIERVWKDAVHVNVDNL is encoded by the coding sequence ATGGTTGAAACATCAAGAAAAATTGCTTTTGACATTGTAAAAAGCATAGATGATAAAAAAGGACAAGATATTGAAATTTTAGACATTAAGGAAATTTCTAGTTTTGCAGATTATTTTGTAATAGCCCATGGAACATCAACTCGACAGGTAAAAGCCATTGCTGATGAAGTTGAAGATCAAATGAAAGAACGCGGGATAATATTAGATCACAAAGAAGGTTATGCTAATGGTAGATGGATTTTATTAGATTTTATTAACGTAGTGGTGCATCTTTTTATTGAAGAAGAACGAAATTTTTATCATATAGAAAGAGTATGGAAAGATGCAGTACATGTAAATGTTGACAATCTATAA
- the yqeK gene encoding bis(5'-nucleosyl)-tetraphosphatase (symmetrical) YqeK, translating into MLQINEIKKILKSKLKEKRYLHSLGVQKTAENLAKIHNGPVTEASIAGLVHDCAKNLSNEELLNYAKQFGILIDGVTKFQPGLLHGAVGAEVAKREFFIEDDEILNAIHFHTTGKENMTLLEKIIYLADYIEPNRNFNGVEILREVALSDLDKAILMAFNNTIKYVVIKGELLHPTTILARNYLLLQRDGLRQE; encoded by the coding sequence TTGTTACAAATAAATGAAATAAAAAAAATTTTAAAGAGTAAATTAAAAGAGAAAAGATATTTACATTCTTTAGGGGTACAAAAGACAGCTGAAAATTTAGCTAAAATACATAATGGACCCGTTACTGAAGCAAGTATAGCTGGGCTAGTGCATGATTGTGCAAAAAATTTAAGTAATGAAGAATTGTTGAATTATGCCAAGCAGTTTGGTATACTAATTGATGGTGTTACTAAATTTCAACCTGGGTTATTGCATGGAGCTGTTGGTGCTGAAGTTGCTAAAAGAGAATTTTTTATTGAAGATGATGAAATTCTTAATGCTATTCATTTTCATACAACAGGAAAAGAAAACATGACACTCCTTGAAAAAATTATATATTTAGCAGATTATATTGAGCCGAATAGAAATTTTAATGGGGTAGAAATTCTAAGGGAAGTAGCTTTATCAGATTTAGATAAAGCTATTTTAATGGCTTTTAATAACACTATAAAATATGTAGTTATAAAAGGAGAATTGTTGCACCCAACCACTATTTTAGCCAGAAATTATCTCCTATTACAAAGAGATGGATTGCGTCAGGAGTGA
- a CDS encoding D-alanyl-D-alanine carboxypeptidase family protein, translating into MKKLTLFFIIVFTLINTTFSTTFAFFSPPPITAPSGILMDAATGDVLYNKNAYTKMYPASTTKIMTALLVLEHANLEDKVIIDKDTPFTEGTRIYVMEDEEFTVEQLLYALLIESANDAAVALAKHVSGSVEEFAKLMNKRAKELGAKNTHFVNPNGLPDDNHYTTSYDLAMIAKYAMTIPKFREIVKTIRYQIPPTNKQIETRYFKNKNRFLWSTNKILYKEKWIPIKYDIVEGIKTGYTSVARQCLVALAKKDGHSFITVVLKAEGKNLWVDSRTLIDYGFENFKFIQLTDAKIKTKSIPIKNSEEKQLDLLTQNKFYKAIPKDQNLPTINKTITYNKDIKAPIKKGQVLGKVTFNFGQRKLGEVNLIAAKSIPAKKGITSIFYFNNSWVKSIFCYIFIFILLFLVWRTIITMIRLKKKKRKLLRKKRLKKYSTDYMSLKKHPYRK; encoded by the coding sequence ATGAAAAAATTGACTTTATTTTTTATCATTGTTTTTACACTAATCAACACAACTTTCTCTACAACTTTTGCTTTTTTCTCACCTCCACCCATTACAGCGCCCAGTGGCATTTTAATGGATGCAGCTACAGGTGATGTATTATATAATAAAAATGCTTATACAAAGATGTATCCAGCTAGTACAACCAAAATTATGACGGCCCTTTTAGTATTAGAACATGCAAATCTAGAGGATAAGGTAATCATAGATAAAGATACTCCTTTTACAGAGGGTACTCGAATATATGTAATGGAAGATGAAGAGTTTACTGTTGAGCAGCTTCTCTATGCCCTACTAATCGAATCTGCAAATGATGCTGCTGTTGCTTTGGCAAAGCATGTATCTGGAAGTGTTGAAGAATTTGCTAAACTTATGAATAAAAGAGCAAAAGAATTGGGCGCTAAAAACACGCACTTTGTAAACCCTAATGGATTACCCGATGATAACCATTATACTACATCTTATGATTTAGCAATGATTGCAAAATACGCCATGACTATACCAAAATTTAGAGAAATTGTTAAAACCATTCGCTATCAAATTCCTCCAACCAATAAACAAATTGAAACCCGTTACTTTAAAAATAAGAATAGATTTCTCTGGTCTACCAATAAAATATTATATAAAGAAAAATGGATTCCTATAAAATATGATATTGTTGAAGGAATAAAAACCGGTTACACCAGTGTAGCTCGTCAATGCTTAGTTGCTTTGGCAAAAAAGGATGGTCATAGTTTCATTACTGTTGTCCTAAAGGCTGAGGGGAAAAATCTTTGGGTAGACTCAAGAACCCTTATAGATTACGGATTTGAAAATTTTAAATTCATTCAATTAACAGATGCAAAAATAAAAACAAAATCTATCCCTATCAAAAATAGTGAAGAAAAACAATTAGATTTACTTACTCAAAATAAATTTTACAAAGCAATTCCTAAAGATCAAAATTTACCTACAATCAATAAAACTATAACTTATAATAAGGATATTAAAGCGCCTATCAAAAAAGGACAAGTTTTAGGGAAAGTAACTTTCAATTTCGGTCAACGCAAATTAGGTGAAGTAAATTTAATTGCAGCAAAATCCATTCCTGCTAAGAAAGGTATTACTTCTATTTTTTACTTTAACAATTCATGGGTAAAATCAATTTTTTGTTATATTTTCATCTTCATACTCCTTTTCCTTGTATGGAGAACGATCATAACAATGATTCGCTTAAAAAAGAAAAAAAGAAAACTTCTTAGAAAAAAAAGGTTAAAAAAATATTCTACAGACTACATGTCATTAAAAAAACATCCATACCGAAAATAA
- a CDS encoding LCP family protein — translation MKKFFKVLVIAFICFAVVMCTGTYIFTSSVNVKGQGYNGQGVVSEDGPPKKEERVNVLVVGVDAKDVESAKRARTDTMMLATFDPNTKNVDIISIPRDTRVVIRGRRNKEKINHAHAYGGMDLSMKAVKDLLGIPVHYYVEINYAAVGKVVDDVGGVEIDVPMNMKYYDPKADPPLKINLKKGKQVLDSNKAMQFLRFRKGYINQDLGRINAQHAFLKALADKLLSPKIITKLPKLIRTFNTYVDTNMSIGEMSSYALQAKGTKIEDIHMVTIPGEPKKINGLWYYIPDMNKTKPMIDQIFSGNATQVKNTNEYAKDPQEKITVEVLNGSNINGIATKTANTLKEKGYEIVNISNVAGIKYGQTHIYNRNNKDTDAKNIAKLLDVKEIEKDIDTSTKADITIIIGNNMKK, via the coding sequence ATGAAAAAATTCTTTAAAGTACTAGTTATTGCATTTATTTGTTTTGCTGTAGTTATGTGCACAGGTACTTATATTTTTACAAGTAGTGTGAATGTTAAAGGACAAGGTTATAATGGACAAGGAGTAGTTAGTGAAGATGGACCACCTAAAAAAGAAGAGAGAGTAAATGTTTTAGTCGTTGGTGTAGACGCAAAAGATGTTGAAAGTGCTAAACGTGCTAGGACAGATACCATGATGCTCGCAACTTTTGATCCAAATACAAAAAATGTTGATATTATCTCTATTCCTAGAGATACAAGAGTGGTTATAAGAGGCCGTAGAAATAAAGAAAAAATTAATCATGCTCATGCATATGGCGGGATGGATCTTTCTATGAAGGCCGTAAAGGATTTATTAGGTATTCCTGTACATTATTATGTAGAAATCAACTATGCAGCTGTAGGAAAAGTTGTAGATGATGTAGGTGGGGTAGAGATTGATGTACCAATGAATATGAAGTATTATGATCCAAAAGCTGATCCGCCTCTAAAAATTAATCTAAAAAAAGGAAAACAAGTATTAGATAGCAATAAAGCCATGCAGTTTTTAAGATTCAGAAAGGGATATATAAACCAAGATTTGGGTAGAATTAATGCCCAACATGCTTTTTTAAAGGCATTAGCGGATAAACTATTATCGCCCAAAATAATTACAAAACTCCCTAAGCTAATAAGAACTTTTAATACTTATGTAGATACAAATATGTCTATTGGTGAAATGAGTTCTTATGCATTACAGGCTAAAGGTACAAAAATAGAAGATATTCATATGGTTACTATTCCAGGAGAACCTAAAAAAATCAATGGACTATGGTATTATATTCCTGATATGAATAAGACAAAACCAATGATAGATCAGATTTTTAGTGGGAATGCTACTCAAGTAAAAAATACAAATGAGTATGCAAAGGATCCACAGGAAAAAATTACTGTAGAAGTTTTAAATGGATCAAATATTAATGGCATTGCTACAAAAACAGCCAATACCCTTAAAGAAAAGGGATATGAAATTGTAAATATAAGCAATGTAGCCGGAATAAAATATGGACAAACTCATATATATAATAGAAATAACAAAGATACGGATGCAAAAAATATTGCAAAATTACTAGATGTTAAAGAAATAGAAAAGGATATAGATACTAGTACAAAGGCTGATATAACCATTATTATTGGCAACAATATGAAAAAATAG
- a CDS encoding pyridoxal-phosphate-dependent aminotransferase family protein, whose product MQKKLFIPGPVDVSEDVLKKMSTSMIGHRSKEASDLQRSISQKMMQLMYTKNQIMLSTSSGSGLMEGAVRSCTQKRAAVFSIGAFGDRWYKMATSNGVAADKFSSEWGNPTTPEMVDTALSTQKYDLITITHNETSTGIMNPIDEIAEVVKKYPDVIFCLDTVSSLGGTKIEVDKLGVDICITSTQKCLGLPPGMSICSISEKAIEAAKKVEHRGYYFDLLAMYECIKKKDHQYPSTPSLSHMFALDYQLDKILEEGLDNRFARHKEMAKYVRKWAQEKFSLFANEKYASNTLTTVKNSKNISVADLNQKLGEYGYTISNGYGDLKEKTFRIAHMAETTLNEVKELLSTIDKILNL is encoded by the coding sequence ATGCAAAAAAAATTGTTTATTCCTGGCCCTGTTGATGTTTCAGAAGATGTCCTCAAAAAAATGTCAACTTCAATGATTGGTCATCGCAGTAAAGAAGCATCTGATTTACAAAGAAGTATTTCTCAAAAAATGATGCAGCTTATGTATACAAAAAATCAAATTATGCTATCTACTTCATCTGGAAGTGGATTGATGGAAGGAGCCGTACGGTCTTGTACGCAAAAACGAGCAGCTGTATTTTCTATAGGTGCCTTTGGTGATAGATGGTATAAAATGGCCACTTCTAATGGTGTAGCTGCAGATAAATTTTCATCTGAGTGGGGTAATCCTACTACACCAGAAATGGTAGATACGGCTTTATCTACCCAGAAATATGATTTAATCACAATTACTCACAATGAAACATCTACAGGAATAATGAATCCTATAGACGAAATTGCAGAAGTAGTAAAAAAATATCCTGATGTTATTTTTTGTTTAGATACAGTTAGTTCATTGGGCGGAACAAAAATTGAAGTAGACAAATTAGGCGTTGATATATGTATTACTTCTACTCAAAAATGTCTAGGATTACCTCCAGGAATGAGTATTTGTTCTATTTCTGAAAAAGCTATAGAAGCTGCTAAAAAAGTAGAACATAGAGGCTATTATTTTGACTTACTTGCCATGTATGAATGTATAAAGAAAAAAGATCATCAATATCCATCTACACCCTCTTTATCTCATATGTTTGCCCTTGATTACCAGTTAGACAAAATTTTAGAAGAGGGTTTAGACAATAGATTTGCACGTCACAAAGAAATGGCAAAATATGTCCGTAAATGGGCACAAGAAAAATTTTCGTTATTTGCTAATGAAAAATATGCTTCCAACACATTAACAACTGTTAAAAATTCAAAAAACATATCTGTTGCAGATTTAAATCAAAAACTAGGGGAATATGGATATACCATCTCTAATGGATATGGAGATTTAAAAGAAAAAACATTTAGAATCGCCCATATGGCAGAAACTACTTTAAATGAGGTAAAAGAATTATTAAGCACAATTGATAAAATTTTAAATTTATAA
- the leuS gene encoding leucine--tRNA ligase → MPKYDFSVIEKKWQDYWEKNKMFETVENEKEKYYVLEMFPYPSGKLHMGHVRNYSIGDVVARFKKMKGFNVLHPMGWDSFGLPAENAAIKHGIHPNKWTWENIEEMRDQLKELGISYDWDREVATCHPNYYKWTQWIFVQCYKKGLVYKKKYPVNWCPSCETVLANEQVVGGKCERCDSVVGKKDLEQWYFKITDYADTLLKDIEDLKGWPEKVKIMQKNWIGKSVGAEVEFKIDDSDKTLNVFTTRPDTIYGVTYMVLAPEHPYVKELTKGTKQEESVKTFVEKLQYLSEVERTATNVEKEGMFVGKYAINPLTGKKIPIYIANYVLMDYGTGAIMAVPAHDERDFEFAKKYDIEIVPVIKPKDDSIDVNHLEKAYTNEGIMLNSGSFDGIDSKEALVQMSDYLEKEGLGKKTINFRLRDWLISRQRYWGTPIPIVHCEDCGSVPVDEKDLPVMLPTDVVFSGKGESPLTTSKEFMHTKCPKCGKLAKRETDTMDTFVDSSWYFLRYADPLNSEEVFGYERAKYWMDVDQYIGGVEHAILHLLYARFFTKVLHDLGYSPVSEPFKNLLTQGMVLKDGAKMSKSKGNVVSPKEIIEKYGADTARLFILFAAPPERDLEWSDTGVEGCFRFLNRVWRVVDELKDSISDVKENNVYTKEDKQLRYMIHTTIKRVTEDVEGRFNFNTAISAIMELVNEIYKYKELGEKCNRGLLKEALETLIILLAPFAPHVTEELWHSIGYDTSVHAHEWPRYEKDAIVKDEVQIVIQINGKVKEKIEVLATLTKEELEKEALSNEKIASFIDGKQIIKVIVVPKKLVNIVAK, encoded by the coding sequence ATGCCAAAATATGATTTTAGTGTAATTGAAAAGAAGTGGCAAGATTACTGGGAAAAAAATAAAATGTTTGAAACTGTTGAAAATGAGAAAGAAAAATATTATGTATTAGAGATGTTTCCATATCCATCAGGAAAACTTCATATGGGACATGTAAGAAATTATTCTATTGGAGATGTTGTGGCAAGATTTAAGAAGATGAAAGGATTTAATGTACTTCATCCAATGGGATGGGATTCTTTTGGACTACCTGCTGAGAATGCAGCTATTAAGCATGGTATTCATCCTAACAAATGGACTTGGGAAAACATCGAAGAAATGAGAGATCAATTAAAGGAGTTAGGGATTAGTTACGATTGGGATCGAGAAGTTGCTACTTGTCATCCAAATTATTATAAATGGACACAATGGATTTTTGTACAATGTTATAAAAAAGGACTCGTTTATAAGAAAAAATACCCTGTTAACTGGTGTCCTTCTTGTGAAACAGTACTTGCTAATGAACAGGTTGTTGGTGGAAAGTGTGAACGATGTGATAGTGTTGTAGGAAAAAAGGATTTAGAGCAATGGTATTTTAAAATTACAGATTATGCGGACACCTTATTAAAAGATATAGAAGATCTTAAAGGTTGGCCAGAAAAAGTAAAAATTATGCAAAAAAACTGGATAGGAAAAAGTGTAGGGGCAGAAGTTGAATTTAAAATAGATGATTCTGATAAAACATTAAATGTATTTACAACTAGACCAGATACTATTTATGGTGTTACATATATGGTACTTGCTCCAGAACATCCATATGTAAAAGAGCTTACAAAGGGAACGAAGCAGGAAGAGAGTGTAAAGACTTTTGTAGAAAAGCTTCAATACCTTTCTGAAGTAGAAAGAACAGCAACAAATGTAGAAAAAGAAGGTATGTTTGTAGGCAAATATGCTATCAATCCTTTAACAGGAAAGAAAATTCCTATCTATATTGCAAACTATGTTCTAATGGATTATGGTACAGGAGCGATTATGGCTGTTCCTGCTCATGATGAAAGAGACTTTGAGTTTGCTAAAAAATATGATATTGAAATTGTTCCTGTAATTAAACCAAAAGATGATAGTATAGATGTTAATCATTTAGAGAAAGCTTATACCAATGAAGGGATTATGCTTAATTCAGGATCATTTGATGGCATAGATAGCAAAGAGGCTTTAGTACAAATGTCTGATTATCTTGAAAAAGAAGGTCTTGGTAAAAAAACAATAAACTTTAGACTAAGAGATTGGTTAATCTCAAGACAAAGATATTGGGGAACACCAATACCAATTGTTCATTGTGAAGATTGTGGATCTGTTCCAGTTGATGAGAAAGACTTACCAGTTATGTTACCAACGGATGTAGTTTTTTCTGGAAAAGGTGAATCTCCTTTAACTACAAGTAAGGAATTTATGCATACAAAATGTCCAAAATGCGGTAAGCTTGCTAAAAGAGAAACAGATACAATGGACACATTTGTAGACTCTTCATGGTACTTTTTAAGATATGCAGATCCTTTAAATAGTGAAGAGGTATTTGGATATGAAAGGGCGAAATATTGGATGGATGTAGACCAATATATTGGTGGGGTAGAACATGCAATTCTACATCTTCTTTATGCTAGATTCTTTACAAAGGTATTACATGATTTAGGATATTCTCCTGTTTCAGAACCTTTTAAAAACCTTCTTACTCAAGGAATGGTTCTAAAAGACGGAGCGAAAATGTCTAAATCAAAAGGAAATGTTGTAAGTCCTAAAGAAATCATAGAAAAATATGGAGCAGATACAGCAAGACTATTTATTCTTTTTGCAGCACCTCCTGAGAGAGATCTTGAATGGAGCGATACAGGTGTGGAAGGATGCTTTAGATTCTTAAATAGAGTATGGAGAGTAGTAGATGAACTAAAAGATTCTATCAGTGATGTAAAAGAGAATAATGTATATACTAAAGAAGATAAACAGCTTAGATATATGATTCATACAACGATTAAAAGAGTCACAGAAGACGTTGAAGGCAGATTTAATTTCAATACAGCTATTAGTGCCATTATGGAACTTGTAAATGAAATTTATAAATATAAAGAACTAGGAGAAAAATGTAATAGAGGGCTATTAAAAGAAGCATTAGAAACATTAATTATTCTTTTAGCACCTTTTGCACCTCATGTAACAGAAGAATTATGGCATAGTATAGGATATGATACAAGTGTTCATGCTCATGAGTGGCCAAGGTATGAAAAAGATGCAATTGTAAAAGATGAAGTTCAAATTGTAATCCAAATCAACGGAAAAGTAAAAGAAAAAATAGAAGTTTTAGCTACATTAACAAAAGAAGAGCTAGAAAAAGAAGCTTTATCTAATGAAAAAATCGCATCCTTTATAGACGGAAAACAAATCATTAAGGTAATCGTAGTACCTAAAAAATTAGTAAACATCGTTGCTAAATAA
- the selD gene encoding selenide, water dikinase SelD, with product MTTNKRLTEMSRTSGUAAKIGPETLAQVLCHLPKIQDEHLLVGLETSDDAAVYKLNDDTAIIQTLDFFTPIVDDPYMFGQIAAANSLSDVYAMGGEPILAMNIVCFPTCISMDILTEILKGGADKAKEAGALLVGGHSVDDNEPKYGLSVTGIVSPDRVMSNDLAKPGDVLVLTKPLGTGILNTAIKAGMLSEELVEKVMSVMASLNNIAAKGMKKIGAHSCTDITGFGFLGHAFEMAKASDVTLTINSKEVPIVEGAIENANMGLVPAGAYNNEAYLDGQVDFEKEVPTYMRDILYDPQTSGGLLISLSKEKVKDLLAFYEDELPTDFAVVGEVVEKEDFYIKVR from the coding sequence ATGACTACAAATAAAAGATTAACAGAAATGAGTAGAACTTCTGGATGAGCAGCAAAAATTGGTCCTGAGACCTTGGCACAAGTTTTGTGTCATTTACCTAAAATACAGGATGAGCATTTATTGGTAGGCTTAGAAACTTCTGATGATGCAGCAGTATATAAACTGAATGATGATACGGCTATTATACAAACCTTAGATTTTTTCACACCAATAGTAGATGATCCTTATATGTTTGGACAAATTGCAGCAGCTAATTCCTTAAGTGATGTATATGCAATGGGGGGAGAACCTATCCTTGCTATGAATATTGTATGCTTTCCTACTTGTATATCTATGGATATTCTAACAGAGATTTTAAAGGGAGGAGCAGATAAGGCAAAGGAAGCAGGTGCATTATTAGTAGGAGGACATAGTGTAGATGATAATGAACCCAAATATGGATTATCCGTTACAGGAATTGTATCGCCTGATAGGGTAATGAGTAATGATTTAGCTAAGCCAGGTGATGTATTAGTATTAACAAAGCCTTTAGGGACTGGTATTTTAAATACAGCTATCAAAGCAGGAATGCTTTCAGAGGAGCTTGTAGAAAAGGTTATGAGTGTAATGGCTAGCCTAAATAATATTGCAGCTAAAGGAATGAAAAAGATAGGTGCACATTCTTGTACAGACATTACAGGATTTGGTTTTTTAGGACATGCCTTTGAGATGGCTAAAGCTAGTGATGTTACTCTAACTATAAATTCTAAAGAGGTACCTATTGTTGAAGGAGCTATAGAAAACGCCAATATGGGTCTTGTACCTGCAGGAGCATATAATAATGAAGCGTATTTAGATGGACAAGTAGACTTTGAAAAAGAAGTGCCAACTTACATGCGTGATATTTTATATGACCCACAAACATCAGGCGGTTTATTAATATCTTTATCTAAGGAAAAAGTAAAAGATTTACTTGCCTTTTATGAAGATGAATTACCTACAGATTTTGCAGTAGTAGGAGAAGTAGTTGAAAAAGAGGATTTTTATATTAAAGTAA